The genomic interval AATAGGTTCAGTTCAGAGAGCATCTTCTTGATGCGAGCAAAATCTCGGATCTGACTTCATCTAGCGGCAAAATTCCCAAGGACTCAAGAGGTCATGCATACTAAGAAGCCCGCGACCTGTTGCATAAAAAGAGATATTGATCATTGGTGGCTTCATTGGTTTAATTTTGCGGTGAAACCTCTTGCGCAGGCACCAATTGCTGTCGCATACCATAAAAATTAAAATTGTTCTCTGACCTGTGTACATCATGATGGACAATGCCAATCCGAGGCGCGAACTCTCGTTTGGCAAAAGTGGACCAAAGTTATCAGGAGTCTGACATAAGAAAGGTCCGAGGCAAGCTTGCATAATAAGAACATGTTGTGCTTTccacattcacagtcaagaacACACACCAACGCAAATCAAATGACCTCACTTCCAACTCAAAATGCTCTTACAAGAATCAGAGGTGTCTGATCCCTCCAGTTTCTTTGTCAGTGATCCAACTAGTAGTATTTTACGATGTAGTTCCTTTCATCGGTAGAAAGTCTTGAGATAACTGCGTAACATTCGAACTTACATCAGTCATTTCCAAGATAAACACTTACTGTAGCGAATGtgttctcactgtcaatcactTTGAGTGTCAAAGTTATCTTCTCCAACGACATAATTTTGCTCACAGTCGTTATATCTACGCTTTCGTTACCTTCGATGTCGTCCATTATATAGGAATCCAGGTTTGCATCCTTCGTTCCATAAATATAAGTCTCAACGTAATCTACCCTAAAACATTTAACAGGAAATCAGACTCAATCTGAAAGAAAGCGTTCAAAGTAGTCATCTCGTTCAAAAACAGTTTGTAAGGTTGGGGATGCTCGGACACCTCGCAGTCCAACAATGCTAATTTGGTCGATTTGCACTTACAATTAGGCTGCCCGTCGCTAACATTTTTCGCTTTTTCAACGAATGAAGCTTAAGTGTTCCTTTTGTGAAATACGACTCCGTTCCCGAATGAAAGAATAAATAGGGGACAGCTTCTGCACATTTGATATCTCAAATGTTGAATCAAGTCACACGGCATCTTATTCTACGAATCCTATTACGAAGTCCTATGTCTCTTGACAAAATGACTACTGAAGCTGCAAGAATGAAGCAAGACAGTTTCTTTATTATAGATCGATTCAATCTTGAGACAATCTTGCTCATTCACCCTCAGACGCCTGCGCCAAGACCATTTCTGTATGTAATGGATCACGATGACATTTGCACGATCTTGGTTGGGCCACAAGCAAGATGTGGGCTTTCATTCGAGTAAATTTAAAGTCCACTCCCTTTTTACAATCAATTCACACTCTGAAGGATTGCGTTGAACGTAATCCAGTTAGTGCTACAATCATTGATGTTGACAAGAATTTGGTTGAAAGACGGTACCATgcaggacgaagacgaaacaAGTACAACGGAGCCTTTGCCGTATGATTCGCTTGATGGAAAAATCGATAGCACAACCATGGACCCATCCATCAATTCAGCAGACATTCTTTGTGGAAGAGGGAAGACTTCGTTCAACCATGGTAAGTTGACTCTGCAAAGAAACATTAGCTCATTTTGATCCTCGAATTCATTGAGCGTTTTTTCATGCCTTCTGCTAGTGGGAAATCGTCAATTTAGAGATAGTGTGACAAATTCCTTGAGAGCGTACATGGACGCGGACAACAGATTCGAAAAGTCCATGGTCGTACACAGAATTGTTGACAACATTCATTCTGCGGGTGGTAGATTTCTCAAAAAGGATTATTCATCAAGTCAATGGTTCGAACTCTCGGACCAGCAAGCAAAGGAGAAAGTAGGACACGCAATTCGTGATGCAGTAAATGCGTACGAGAGTAAAGTGAAAGGGAAGCAGCAAAAGGGAAAGGATCTATCACCTGGCGGCAAACCGTTTCATCAGGATCTTGATTATACTGACAGAAGTCTAGTTGCGCAACACACCATGTCGCTGAGGGATTCCTACCTGACTCACTACCCGATCAACATTCCGTTGCAGCAGACCGCCGATCGACCGTCGTTCCCATATTTATCTTCGCAGCCTCAGTCGTTTCAGCTTCCACAGTCCCAACCAGCAATGAAAGCTGCACATCAAAATTATTCTATGAAGCACAGACGGATGCTAGACGCTTTGCCTGTAGAGGTTATTTTCGACGAAGCGAGTTCCAAAAATGTTTCTTCTACAAGGGTCAAACCTTCTACCGATGATGGGCATGACGAGTTTGTTGCCCGTATCAATGCCGTTTTGGGCCCGCTTCCACAAGACGCTAACGATCCAATGGAGCCGCTTCTTGACAAACAATATCATGGCCGAGATCGACGACTATAACTAGCGGATCTATTTCGACTCCTGAAGTGTAAAACTCGTCCTGAAAATAATGGGCAGCATCGCATATGCTACCAACTTGTAAGGCAACCGACGATGACTAAGACCGATTCGTTGCACACTCAATTGCGATCCTGCGTCCTGCCTGCCCCGTTTGCGAAAAACGCAGATCGTTTTTTTCTCTCTTCCAAATAGACACGCTGTGAGGTCGAATCGGTAGCAGTAGCAAATGCAGAGGGATCCGATAACTAGTTTGCTATACCACCAACCCACGTGTGCTCGCAGAAACAAAGACAGTTCAatcatttactgttgaaaACGTGCGTAGCCCTATTTGACTGGAGACAACTCCCCAGGATCATGCTGACAGTCACCATAGATACCTCTCGGTCCGTCACTACCGAAAAGTGTTTGACACCCAGGAAATCGTTTGACTGAACAAGGAAGTACACGTAGCCCGTAATGCGAAAATTGACATTCTCGAGTCAATGTTTACGCAGGAGCTTCTCTATAATCATAGACAGTATTTTTGTCGTAATCTTGATTCACTATACTATTATTTAAATTTGAACATTTTCTCCGCTTGTTCGTTGACTGGCATCGCCTATGTCTTTGTGAGCGTCCGTCCACGCGGTATGAAAACGACCATCTTTATCTGTACGCTCATATGTGTGCCCTCCGAAAAAATCCCGCTGAGCCTGAGTTAAGTTGGCCGGGAGGCGAGCTCGTCTGTACGTATCAAAGTAACTTAACGAATTGCAGAGAGCCGAACACGTGACACCGCTCGTTACACAGAGAGCGATAAGTCTTCTCCAGGCAACTGAGCGCTCATTCAAAGCCGACGCGAAGCCGGCATCAACAAGCAAATTCGACAAATTGGAATTTTTCGAATAAGCTTCTCGAATTGACCCCAACAACTTTGCTCGAATGATGCATCCTCCCATCCACAAGCGGGCACATTCCGAAAGGTCCACGTCCCACTGATACTCATCGGAAGCTGCTTTGATCAAACTCAATCCTTGGGCGTATGAACAAACTTTCGACGCGTACAGTGCTGCTCGTAGATCCGCAACTACCTGTGTCTTATCTGTACTCTGCATTGATGGCTCATCAAGTACCTTGGACGCCACTTCTCGTTCCTCCTTCAATCCGCTCAGCATTCGAGCGTCGAGAGCGGCAGCCAAAGTAGAAATTGCAACACCTCTTTCAGCTCCTTCCTGAATGGTCCACCTTCCAGTGCCCTTCATGCCAGTTTTGTCCAAAATATAATCGATTACGTACCCACAACCAGTCTCATCATCCTTTTTGCGGAGAATCGTGGCGGTGATTTCGATCAAATAAGATTCCAATTCACTTTTATTCCATTCGTCGAAGACATCGGCTATTTCCAAATTGGACATACCCAGCGTACTTTTCATCGTGTCATAGACTTCCGCGATTAATTGCATGTCTCCGTATTCAATGCCGTTATGAACCATCTTGACGTAGTTCCCCTGAGAGAAAAGTGGTTGTGTGAaatcattgactgtgagaaaggCTTTCTTGGCCAATAAATAAGCATATCACCAAAAACTTACTGCTCCAATTGGGCCTACGTAGCCAACGCATGATCCGGCCTCATCGACGTAAGCAGCGCATTTTGACAAGATGGGTTCGACAAGATCGTACGCATCTTTCGGTCCGCCCGGCATTAAAGATGGACCTTTGCGTGCTCCTTCTTCTCCTCCACTAATGCCCATTCCGAGAAAATGGATGTTCTTCGGCTCCAGAAACTCTCCACGACGAATACTGTTAGGGAACCACTCGTTGCCTCCGTCAATTAAGATGTCTCCAGGCTCCAAGTACTTTGCAAGTGACGATATTGTATCATCGACAGCCGTTCCCGCTTGTACAAGGATGATGACCTTGCGAGGCTTTTTTAACTGCGAAACAAAATGCTCAGGACCATCGGAGCCAACAAGCGGCAAGTTTCCTTCGTCCTTGGCACGCTGTACCGTCGCCTCAACCTTCTTCTGAGTACGATTGCCCACAACAACACGAAATCCACTCTCGGCGATATTAAGACTAAGATTTGCTCCCATCACAGACTGACCAAAGATTCCAATGTCACAAAGTTCGTCATCTGGAATTGAAATTTGAGGAACGGTTTGTGATACTGGCATCGTGTTCGTCCCTTCGGTCTTACGCGCCACTCCCCCTTCGTGAAAAACATAGTCTTCATTACGGATGTAACCCGCTTTCTCCATGATAAAATTGTCAGATTCTATCGGTCCACGCGATCCTTGCTTGTAAATAACAGGGCGAATATTCTCGTTCTCAATCTTTTTAAGAATTGGGGTAAAAATCTCCCATGCCCGACGGAGTTCATCATCGCGCACAAAGGCTGCATGTTTGCCTTGAAGAACATCCAAGATAAGCCGAGTGTAGGCATCTGGATTAGCTTCTTTCTGGTGATCGAAAAATCGGGTATCATAGTTGACTTCTAGTTCAGACTGGATGGGCTTCGCCGTAAAGCCAGGGCTTTTCACATTCGTCTTCATGTAAACTGCTTCGTCGGGCTGCATCCGCATCACTGTATATTTCAAAGAGAGTAGTAATACAATCAGAAAACAGATGCAAGACCTGCGATTAAAAAACGAATCTCAGTGGCACATACCAAGCTCGTTTCTCGGACAGTAATTTTCCCCTTCACCTTCGAACAAAAAACTAGCAGCCGGTGGATCCTTAAACTGAATGCGCATTTCAGCCTTTCGCTCATTCGTTGCCTTGCCAGCCTTAAGAATGAAGGGAACACCGTACCAGCGGGGCGTATTGATGCTCAGCTTGATGGTAGCATATGTCGGCGTGTTGGTGTCCTTGTTTTCGATCGTCGGATCATCAGCGTAGCCTTCATACTGGCCCAAAACAACGTCCTCGATCTGAACGGGAGGAATTGCATTCAAAACAGCCACCTTGGCATTGCGAATAGCACGACTCGCGCCGGGGCCTTCCAACTTCACAGGCGTTTCCATAGCAAGCAGAGTCAAAACTTGTAAAAGATGGTTCTGCAATATGTCACTTTCAAGAGAGCAGCGAAACATAAGTCAAATGTAAAGTGTAGCCGTCGATTGACGTATGAAAATATTTTCTTACCGAATAATTCCGTATTTGTCAAAATATCCACCTCGACCATCCGTACCAAATGGCTCTTTGAACGTCAGTATGACACACTGGATGTTGTCCGCATTCCAAACGCGCTCAAACCAAATGTTGGAAAAACGTAAAACGGTCAAGTTTTGCACCATCTCCTTGCCAAGGTAGTGATCGATACGAAACATGTGATCCTCCGTAAAATGCTCCGCCAAGGTTTTGTTCAGCTTTTCGAAGCTTTCTAAGTCCCGACCAAAGGGCTTCTCCACAATCAAACGGGTGAAACCCTTGCTTTCATCCTGCATAGAGGTCTTTTTAATGGCTAGAGCAGTATCCGCAAAAACGTTGGGAGGGATGGCAAAGTAGAACAGCCTATTGTAGTGCTTCACATCTTGATGGTCTCGTTCGTACTCTTCCATATCTTGGTTAATTTTAGTGAACGCATCTTGGTCACCGTAGGAAGTTCCACTGCGGTAGACGCACCGGGCTAAAAAGCGATCGACGACTTCTTTCGAATGATCCCCGGTTAAATGAGGACGCAAGCGATCACGCAACTCTTCGTCCGACATGTCTGAACGTGCAAAGCCCCAGATTCGGGTGTGCTTCGGCAACAAATTGTCATCATACAGATTCAACAAACTTGGAAAGGTTTTTTTCTTGGCCAAGTCACCGGAAGCACCAACGACGACTATGCTCAAGGTGGAGACGGTGAGCCACTCCATAACTTCAGGATTTCCTTGATTTTCAATGGTATCCACGGGAACGACGACACTCTGACGGCGAAAGGTTGACGTAGTCATACTTGTTGTCTTCGTCTGCTTTGAGATCTGGAAAGAGGCTTGAAAGATTCGCTTATGTGAAAGACCCAACGACGACTTGCGATTTGGATGGGAAGAAATAAGAAGAGTTTATTGTTCCTGCTAGCAGGTCcgagctcacagtcagatacCGGTAGGTTGGAAATCTTTGGAAGGAGAGAACTTCTCCCGTAAATTCTATTTCGGTTGCTTTACCACTGAACACGAGGTTTTCTTAAGCGTCGACCAGGTACTATTTATTCCACTTGTTTCAGCAAATCTGGTATATTCACCACCTAAGTAAATAATTTCATCGATTAATATTAGGACATATGACATCTTGCATAAGGACAGTCCTCCAGTCGCAGTCCTTTAACTCGAAACTACTGAATTCCATAGATCATTGACTCCCAGACGCTCTTGCCAGCGCATGAAAGTTGAAAAGATCTCCCAAGATTGCCCAGGAATATCGCCCTTTCAACGATCTTCGATCGTGTTCCACTCCCGGGGCTACTAGAAAAGTGACTAACTTCAATGCAACACAAGCTCCGCGGTTCGACACTTCtatgtttacagttagtatcTGCGCTATGGTTCAGCCGTAGTTGCAATCCACTTTTTTCAAGGTAAATTTTCAGCCGGCGGGGAGAATCGACCATTACGAGTAATCGAGATTTCAGAAGTAAATGCATTTGTGAGGTTCAAGAAATTGTGTCTGCAAGATGGTGTCAACTGTTAGGCCGGAAAATCGTAAAGCGGCCCGAAGAAAGAACGTATTGTTCACGACCAAGGTAGAACTACTATACTAAGCAAATTCTGGAAACGCACAACGCCTTTTCTGATTTCTCGGACGAAGCGGGCACATCCACGAAAGTTTCTTGCCGACCACAAATTGAGCCGAGTAAGATGTTGTCTATCAGTTTTCTTGATTCAGGATTGCATCTTCTTTTGATCAAGTATCCGAATAGTGGGAAGGTACTCTCAGCTCAATCTGGCCGAAGGTACGTTTTGGTAAAGCATCTGGATCGCCACTTGGTTAAACTATAAAAGCTAAGTTCGCACACACGTCTCTAGCATGATTCAAATTCATGTAAGAAGAGATTATTTCGCAATTTTTGAATTAAATGACTGTTCCCTAGCAAAAATTAGCGTGTACTTACTCAGTATGCACGATTTTATTTTGCTTCTGAACCCATTTGCTGCAATGAGACGCAGTCAATTGCATCATGTCAGTCTGATAGCGTTCGGAAAAGGGGGTAGGCTGCCATCAAACAAATTGCTGGCTGCTGCCCGCTACCACACTGTCCAGGTGAATCCCAACAACGAACCAATGAAGCTAATTCTGATCGGTCATGCGTGTGCAAATTGCGAATCAAATTCTTGAAAACACTTGAGGGCGACGGTGAGATAGTCACAAAAGGACGACACCGATACGCGGAGCAACTTGGCTTCCGTCGCTTTAAACGCACTGTAGCAGACAATGATAGAAAATGCTCAGGATTAGATTCTCCCTAACAAACGTACTTGCACATTCACAGAAGTGCCGCACTTACACATGTACGGTGCGATCCTTGACGGTCAACACGCGCAACACCCGGTCGCCAAGCTCCCTGTCGACAGCCATGATCCTGCGCACTTGGGATGCTTGACGAGCAAGTGGAAACGTCAAATCTAAGCTACACTCGTAAGGATGAGTCATCTCCACGCATTCCACTATTTGAAAGACTATGTTTACCTATGAACATGCGACATAGGCGAGCTCACTGGAGAAAGGTCTGACACTTGATTTTCGATTGTGTGGCTTCGGGGAGCGTTGTGTAAATTCGTAGAGATGTCCCCAGCCCTAACCGACCTGAAACGTCGTTGGAGGGAGTTCGTGCCGTCTAATGCTTTGTCGATCTGTCTATGTAGTTAGCAGTCAGTgacagttaactgtaaaacatACAAATCATAAGTCGACGACGCGTCACAGTTTGGTAGATTGTATTCGAAAAGAGTCTCATCAATTTCACCCGTCCTTTTCTTTATCGATCAAGCTTGACTATGATTACAGTTACATTGCCTTGCGTGTGGGCCAAAGACCCTTTGTTTTTCCAAACGACATTCTGCAGGGACATTAACGCTCCCAAAGGTCCTAATTATCGTTTCGCAACGTTTCCGAAACGCTTTCGCCTGGCGTGACACAGGGTTGCGCGCGACAGGAAGTAGCAACTCATCAAATTTTCAACGCATAAGTAACCTACCGAAAGTGACCGAGTGCTGATTTTAAGCGACCGAATACAAGTATTAATATATGAATAGATATAATGTCGAAAATTTGCATACACGCCTCCTGGCTTCATCGAATATCACACCACTAGGGTTTCAACGCAAATGGATAGCGCACGGCAGAGGTACACAGGAGCAATTCCGGACTCGTCACGGTAGACTCCTGACCGACCCGTAATTTATCAGCCACATCACGTCTCGCCATTGGCGATCCTCGAGGCGCTCCTGTGTTATAGTAACGCCCATCGTTCCTCTCTTCATCGGAAGATTCTTCTAAAGCAACTTGGAGAACGAGAGAGTCATTTTAATCGTGGCACGAACAGTCCTAAATCTCTGAAACAGCAGTTTTTATCCATATTAGCGAAGCTAGCTCCGTTGGACGACGGGTAAAGCCAGTAAACGGGTGGCAATTccgccaaagacaaaaataCAGGCAACAACGGACCTTCTAACGTCTATTGCTCTGTTGCAGTAACTGTGCTTCCTCCGACTCTTGGTTGTCACGGCAAACCGGACAGAACACTACATCTGATTCCAAAGCCCTACGGCTCCACGAACGATACAGTCATGACGGAAACAACAACCGTAGGCAGCGATGTAAGCAGCGGATCATTCACAGCGCCCGATTTGGACTGCAGTGGTGCTTGGATTAAGGATCCAACCTTGTCTGATGTACTTTGTGGACGCGGTGGTTCGATCAACTCGCATGCAGGCAATGAGCGATTTCGAGAATTGGTCGAAAAGCGGAAGCGTGTCTACCTTACCGCACGCTTCAAGAGAGAAAAACGTCTGATTGCCAGTAGCATCGTTTCGGAAATTCGAGGGCTAAAGCCTTCGGGGAGATTTCTATCAAGAGATAGTAAGACAGGCTTATGGAAAGATATTGGTGATGAAAAAGCTAGGGACAAAACATCGCAAGCGTTACGCGAGAATGCTCCTTCCATCCGCGCCGAGATTGAAACGGAGATCAGCGAGCAGCGCAGGGATTATCAACAGGAAGATCAGGAGGTAGCACCTCACGGTACTTCTCATCCAGGTTATTATGCCCCTCCGACCTGGGGCTTTCCTACTTATGCATACCCCAGTTATCATCAAGTGCATCCCGCTCCACCGGGCGGAGCCCAACCTCCGCATGGAACTCCAATGCCACCACCTGGCTACTCATACGATCCACGGGGTCCGCCGCTGCCACCACAGCATTACCCTCCACACTATCCGCCGCCAGGCTATTCACGAGACTCCCACTATCCGCCACCGCACTCACACCATCACACACCAACTACACAGCCCACTGCACAAGCTACACCAAAGTCGGCCCTCGAAGCCACTGCGGAGATCATTACTTCTGGTGCAGAGACACTTAAGAAGTGGACTCATTCCAATTTATCATTGACTGGTGTGCCTTCAAACGATGGTCATGATTCTAGGTCAACAAGTTCACGCAGTTCAAAGCCTATCGCATACGTTCACCAAGATTACACCAAGAAGCGCCGTATGGTTAAGTTCCGAGACGATTACGACCGTCGAACAAGCTATTCGCCGGTTTTTTCTGGAAGTGCACTCGGGGGAGGCCAAGCGCACAACGAGCAAATCGAACCTCAAAATTTGCATGATCAAGAGAGCTCCCTCATGACACAAGTTGCCGATCGCATTCTGGGGTCGTTAGGTTCCTGGGACACTGGTACTTTCTGTGGCGGTCATGATGCAGACGATGAACGTAAATCGTTCTTTCCGGTATCTCTTTCCAGTAACGCAGGGCCACCGACCCAAGATGAAGACAACATGGCGGTCGAATGGGAAGGTCAAGAAGTACAGCTGGTCGACAAGTCTTTGGAGAGTCAGTCTGTCGCTTCCGACGAACGTATGCCCCCGCCTCTAGTTCGGCAGCAACCACGCCCGGACCAAGCATCATCGCTCGGTGGATTCTCGTCCCTGGGAAGCTGCCATTCTTGGCTGCTTCCGGAAAGTGCCGCTTCTTATTTCAGTAAATCGGGTGCTTCACCCTCGAACTCAGTCGACATGGGGTACTCGGCCGTCGGCATGGAACAACATTCAATCAACGGTTCAATCGGCGGCGCTTCGCTCACGCGTGTTTTTGAAAACGAGCCTCAGTCTACGCCTCATTCCCCTGGCATGTCGCTGAGATCGTTGTCTCAAATGCCATCGTGGGAACGGTCCCTGCGTAGCAAATCGCCTCTGTCCATTGCATCAGACGAGGATGATTCATTGATATCCCGTTCGTCGAGCAAGATATCGGATGGACACCTTAGTCCGTTCCACGCGCCATCGAGTCCGATGCCTATGGTGAACGAGGACGATATGGTGTGGGAAACCAAGGAATGATTTGGATTCCGTGCGCCATCGAGCTCGATGCCAGCGTTAAGCGAGCACGATATAGTTCGAGTAGCAAAGGACTGATGTCTCTTTCTGCCAGCAGCTATTGAAAAATAGAGCGCAGAAACTTGTCTGCTACATCAACTCTAACAGTAATTACACTTTCTCCTTGAAAATAGAAAGTACGAAGCTTGTCGATATACCGTCAATGGCATGCGTTCATGATCGAGTAGCAAACATGACTGGATTTTGGAACCCTAGCTAGGCCCTCTCTCTGGCACACGGTAGGGAGAACAGAAGTCGGAACGATCCTCTTCCACGTCTTGCACAAAGTTTGAAATAAACGGACAGAGAAAGTTTTGCGCCATGGCAGAATGGATGGCACACAGGAGACTAGGAATAAATTGAAACTGTAAATACATCCTACTTCGCGCTGTCATTGATTATCTGGAAAAGTTATCGCAACAATCACTGCATCGACACGGTAGTCATTAAGCGAGCCAAGCATTAAAAGTACAACTCGAGCAAGAAAGATAGAAACGCGAAGGAGAACGAACCTGTAATACGAGACTGGAACGCGAAGCAAAACTAACACGACGATCTTTGTATTCGATTTGAAAATACATAAGAATCAATGCTCACGCTTGCACGTAAAGCACTCCCGTCGAAATATTCGTCATTTCGGGTTTTCGGACGAGGCTTAGGTCTTCCGCCAGCAGAATCCATCGATCAGCTCCCCCGTCCGGCTTCTCAATCATTATCGTTTTCGAGCTATCCtggcgacgaagatgatgatgacgtCGGCAGACCGAAAACAGCTTTGGTGCTGGGGTCGTCTGGCGCCCTAGGTTCCGCTGTCTCGCACTATTTATCCCAGACAGTAGGCATGAAAGTTCTTGGTGCAGATGTACGCGAGCTTCCTGGTGAACTCAACGGTGGTTGGGAGCTTGATGGCTTTGTGCCGTTGCCGAAAGATTCGACTTTGGGAGACTTGACAACCCGACTGGTTCAGGGTGTGGATTTCTACCTACAGGATACCAAATCCGGGCTAGACGCGATCGTCTGTGCCAGTGGCGGATGGCAAGGCGATCCTGCTCCTCCCTTGGAAGGATCTAAAGATGACATCGAAAAAGGTGCTTTGGCGTATGCGGAGACCATTCAAGATATGCTGCGCATGAATCTGGACCCGGTTCTCGCGACTGGCTATCTGGCACAACAATACATGGGACCGAATGGATTGTTGGTAGTGATTGGAGCCACTGCTGCTATACTGCCGACGCCCGGTATGCTGTACGTCAAACGCAATATGATAACATTGAGACACTGACCGCACCAAATGAGAGACTCACTAACGTCTACCGTTTTTCACACAGAGGATACGGAGTTTCCAAAGCAGGCGCGCATCACTTCGTGCAAACCATGGGAGCTATGACTGGTCAAGGCTTAGAATCCAAGTCCATCCGAAGACAAGGTCGGAAAACTAGGCAGTACTTTCCCAATCTGGATACCCTCCATGTTGTCGGCATTTTACCAAGTACAATCGACACACCCAGCAATCGGAAAGCTGACCCCGAAGCAAATTTTGATCAATGGACAAAGCCTTTGGACATTGCTAAAGAAATTGGGAGCTGGGTTCAAAAAACGCCATTGCGGCCCCATTCGGGGAGTCTGGTGAAAGTTTACACGAATCGAGATCGTTCGGGAGCTGGCTTCGAATTGGTGCGCTAGCTGAAAAGTGACAGCTGTTCAAGCATTCTAAGGACTAGATTAGTGAAACGCCCGTCCGAATTGGCGTTTGCTTGCAAGATATGTGTGGTGAAAATCGAAACCAACATAGACAGGTGATCAAACAATTCAGAACTTAACTTAAGTGAAAATGAATGCAAACCACTAATTAGAGTGATGATGCGGCAATGAACGGGAAAATTTTTGAGGTCGTTTCTGTTACATCTTTGTGGAGTCCATTGTATCGTTCGCGTCTCGTCCTACAACATGCATTGCAATCACAATGCAATCGTCTGGCATTCCACCTGACCACATAATGTCATTTTCCTTTGCCAGAATGGCAAAAGGAGAATCCAGGGACGAGTCCAAGGAATTTTCACGAGCTTTCTTAACCAGTCGCTGGGCCAAATCATTTATTCGGCCAGCTGACAAAAGAGTCAACGAATTGCCCATCTGCCATCGCTTTTCGCGAGCCTGGGTATCGCCAGCACGGACAAAACCATTCTGCTGCTCCCACTCCAGCACCATGGTACAAATGTCGTCCAACTCCACGTTGTCGAATAAACCATCCGTCGCCATAATAACAACATCGCCACGTCGTAAATGAATGGAAGATGTACACGATTCGCCTGCGTTCCGAAAGGATGAGCTTTCCCCTTCTTTCAGTTCCTCGCCCGTCCAGCCAATTTGAAATGGATGGTTGAAGGATTTCAGTTGCTGCTGACTTACAAAAGCTACCCTTATATCAGACGTTCTTTCGGTCCTCGGTGTCACCCGATCACGCTTCAACGAACCCGCCACATCCGAATCAATGTGGCGCAGAACAATGATCCCAGAATCGCCCAAGTTGCTAAAGTGGAGCTGATGCCGAATCTGATCAAAGACTCCTATGCAGGCTGTACTTGATCCAATGACATTTTCCGCCTTCACCCGTTCGAATGCTTGTGCCATAATATCGGAGGGGGCCGTGACTTGTCGAAAGTTATTGCCGTCCATTTGACCGTTTCGCTGTGCCTCAAGAAGGATATTTTCACATTCCTCCATCAGTCTTCTTGCAAAAAGTCGCGGATCTACGCCGTACTCACGCCAACTTCCAACACCGTCGGCAACTCCCATGTACGTAAAGTCACGCaatgtctttttctttccatcCGGCAGTTTGACGTTAGTGACAAAACATGAGTCTTCCGACAAAGTGGGATCCGTAGATAGATCGTTAAATCC from Phaeodactylum tricornutum CCAP 1055/1 chromosome 11, complete sequence carries:
- a CDS encoding predicted protein, whose product is MLTLARKALPSKYSSFRVFGRGLGLPPAESIDQLPRPASQSLSFSSYPGDEDDDDVGRPKTALVLGSSGALGSAVSHYLSQTVGMKVLGADVRELPGELNDSTLGDLTTRLVQGVDFYLQDTKSGLDAIVCASGGWQGDPAPPLEGSKDDIEKGALAYAETIQDMLRMNLDPVLATGYLAQQYMGPNGLLVVIGATAAILPTPGMLGYGVSKAGAHHFVQTMGAMTGQGLESKSIRRQGRKTRQYFPNLDTLHVVGILPSTIDTPSNRKADPEANFDQWTKPLDIAKEIGSWVQKTPLRPHSGSLVKVYTNRDRSGAGFELVR